In one Paenibacillus sp. JQZ6Y-1 genomic region, the following are encoded:
- a CDS encoding phage tail assembly chaperone: MSLNENLSEEQILDSLFEAADKLPEETVRIQRLDLLMTLRGLTSSKVDSIRERCTVRKTVKGRTEEKVDTETFNALLISEATAQLEVKGLALNGWGDPRITSRLKLSGGEQAVRRMLLAGELDAVGDKVLELSGFGVELEDLKN, translated from the coding sequence ATGAGTTTGAATGAGAATCTGTCGGAAGAACAAATCTTGGATAGTCTGTTTGAAGCTGCGGACAAGCTGCCCGAGGAAACGGTACGTATTCAGCGTCTGGATCTGCTGATGACATTGCGTGGTCTGACATCAAGCAAGGTGGATAGCATTCGCGAACGCTGCACAGTGCGGAAGACAGTGAAGGGTCGCACGGAGGAGAAAGTGGATACAGAAACGTTTAATGCACTGCTGATCTCGGAAGCGACTGCTCAACTGGAGGTCAAAGGTCTGGCACTGAACGGCTGGGGCGATCCACGAATTACAAGCCGATTGAAACTGTCCGGCGGCGAACAAGCAGTACGTCGTATGTTGCTGGCAGGCGAACTGGATGCTGTCGGCGACAAAGTGCTCGAACTGTCCGGTTTTGGCGTGGAGCTTGAAGACTTAAAAAACTAA
- a CDS encoding phage tail tube protein, with translation MLDASRVILGTHGQLHIDGVWQTHINKLEASVEIEKRELNLVGNDWKVHKNGIKKGTGTMTGYKVTSDMIQRGFQKFDIISKLDDPESYGHERVRLIRCMADKIQLANWTAGEEVPEETTFTFEGYELLDPIVAN, from the coding sequence ATGTTGGACGCTTCAAGAGTAATTCTCGGTACCCATGGACAACTACACATCGACGGTGTGTGGCAAACGCATATTAACAAACTGGAGGCTAGCGTGGAGATTGAAAAACGTGAGCTGAATCTGGTTGGTAACGACTGGAAAGTGCATAAAAATGGCATTAAAAAAGGTACTGGCACAATGACCGGTTACAAAGTAACTTCCGATATGATTCAACGCGGCTTCCAAAAATTCGATATCATCTCCAAGCTGGATGATCCTGAATCCTATGGACATGAACGCGTACGCCTGATTCGCTGCATGGCTGACAAAATTCAACTAGCGAACTGGACCGCTGGTGAGGAAGTACCGGAAGAAACGACGTTTACGTTTGAAGGATATGAACTGCTCGATCCGATCGTTGCGAACTGA